The bacterium genomic interval TAAAAAAGGCGAAAAGATCGGCGTTCTTAAAGTCCGCGTCTTCCGACCGTTCTCAACCAAGCATCTACTCAGCGCTCTGCCCGCAACGGTTAAATCAATTGCCGTTCTAGATCGAACCAAAGAACCTGGCTCTGCAGGCGAACCTCTTTATCAAGATGTGGTTACAGCTATCAGCGAAGGCCTTTCCGATGGTACAGCACCATTCAAGAACCTGCCGCGCATTATCGGCGGACGTTATGGCCTCTCCTGCAAGGACTTTACTCCTGCGATGGTCAAAGCGGTATTCGACGAAATGTCAAAGCCTAAACCAAAGGTTCACTTCACCATTGGAATTAACGATGATGTGACCAACTTCAGCCTCGATTATGATGAAAAGTTCAGCATCGAACCGGAGGAAGTCGTTCGAGGAATCTTCTGGGGTCTTGGCTCTGACGGTACTGTTGGCGCGAACAGAAACTCCATCAAAATCATCGGTGAAGATACTCCGAACTTTGCACAAGGCTATTTTGTATTCGACTCTAAGAAGTCAGGCGGCATCACCACTTCCCACCTGCGCTTTGGGCCTAACCCGATAAAAGGCAGCTATCTTATTCAACAATCCAACTTCGTGGCCTGCCACCAAAGCGGGTTCCTTGAGAGATATGCTGTGCTTGACAGCTTGGTTGAAGGCGGCACGTTCCTATTGAACAGTCTATTCAGCGCTGAAGAAGTATGGGATCAACTCCCACGAATAGTTCAAGAGCAACTTATCGCCAAGAAAGTTAAGTTCTTCGTAATTGACGCTTATGACGTGGCAAAGAAGACGAAGATGGGTGTCCGTATTAACACCATCATGCAGGTTTGCTTCTTCGCCCTCAGCAACGTCATTCCGGTGGATGAAGCGATTAGCCATATTAAAGCTGCGATCCAAAAGACATACGGTAAGCGCGGCGAAGCGGTTGTTCAGCAGAACTGCGACGCGGTAGACCAGTCACTGGCTCACTTGCAAGAAGTCAAAGTGCCGACAACCGTCACAAGCACTTTCGAGCTTCCGCCGGTTGTCCCTGCTGGCGCTCCTGATTATGTAAAGAACGTTCTCGGTGAGATGATTGCGATGCGCGGCGAAGGTTTGCCGGTCAGCATGCTTTCCGCCGACGGCACCTTCCCCACTGCCACCACCCAGTGGGAAAAACGAAATATCGCTCAGGACGCGCCCGTTTGGGAATCCGATCTTTGTATTCAATGCGGAAAGTGCGTCCTAGTCTGCCCGCATGCCGTTATTCGATCAAAAGTCTACGACCCTAAACTGCTTGATGCTTCTCCTGAGATGTTCAAGTCCACTGATGCAAAGTGGAAAGAACTTCCTGGACAAAAGTTCACCATTCAGATTTCGGTTGAAGACTGCACGGGATGCGCGGTGTGCGTTGAAGTCTGCCCTGGCAAGGACAAGACCAATATCGGCCGTAAAGCCCTTAACATGACGCCACAGCTCCCTATACGCAATACAGAATCTAAGAACTGGGAGTTCTTCCTTGACTTGCCAGAAACATCGCGAACGAGCGATGTTAAGTTCAACTCGATTAAGAACGTCCAGCTTCTGCGGCCACTCTTTGAGTTCTCAGGAGCCTGCGCTGGATGCGGCGAGACCCCCTATGTCAAGCTGCTCAGTCAGCTATTTGGCGAACGATCCGTTATTGCCAACGCCACAGGCTGTTCCAGTATCTACGGAGGCAACTTGCCAACCACGCCTTGGGCAAAGAACAAAGAGGGACGCGGTCCAGCTTGGAGCAACTCGCTCTTTGAAGATAACGCCGAATTCGGTCTTGGTTTCCGCTTGACCATCAACCAACAAGTCGCCTATGCGCGAAATCTGGTTGCTGACCTCACGGAAATCATTGGTGCCGACCTAACTGTTGCATTACTCGATACCGATCAATCGAATGAGGTAGGAATTGAAGCCCAAAGAGCGAACGTCGAAACGCTGAAGATGAAGTTGGTCAAATTCAACGAGCCTAAGGCGAAAACTCTGATGAGCTTGGCTGATGTATTGGTCAAGAAGAATGTCTGGATTATGGGCGGCGATGGTTGGGCCTACGACATCGGCTACGGCGGTCTCGACCATGTACTGTCCACCGGCCACAATGTGAACCTGTTGGTGCTCGATACCGAAGTCTACTCGAATACGGGTGGCCAGGCATCGAAGTCAACTCAGCGCGGCGCTGTTGCCAAATTCGCTGCGGCAGGCAAACCTGCTCCTAAGAAAGACCTTGGCCGAATGGCAATGGCCTATGGCAACGTCTACGTCGCCCAAATTGCGATGGGAGCAAACGACGCACAGACAGTTAAGGCGTTTATAGAAGCTGAGTCTTATGAAGGACCCTCATTGATTATCGCCTACAGTCACTGTATCGCTCATGGCATCGATATGACGAAGGGTTTGAACCAGCAAAAGATGGCCGTTGATAGCGGTTATTGGCCGATGTATCGGTTCGATCCACGACTTGCTGATGCAGGAAAGAACCCATTCCAACTCGATAGCCGCGAGCCTACTCTTCCGCTGAAAGATTATATCTACTCGGAGAATAGGTTCCGTATGCTCATACAGAGTGACCCCGGCGGAGCCGAAAAACTTCTGCATGAAGCCGAGAAGGATGTCATACGAAGATGGCGATTGTACAAGCATATGTCCACCTTCTACGCAGAGGATGCTGAAACAACAGGCAACGGCAGCGCACCCGTAAACGTGGGCGCAAAAGCCGGGGCAGAATAAGGAGATTAGTAAGATGGATTTAACTACCACCTATCTGGGCATGACCCTTAAGAACCCGATCGTGCCAGGCGCATCGCCACTCTCGAAGAGCCTCGATGGCATTCGACGAATGGAAGATGCAGGCGCAGGCGCTGTTGTGATGTACTCCTTGTTTGAGGAGCAAATCGACGCCGAGAGTAAGCAGCTGGATCATTATCTAAGCTACGGCACAGATACTTACAGCGAAGCGCTGAGCTATTTCCCTGAACTGGATAACTATAATATCGGCCCAGATGAGTATCTGAAGCTGATCAGTGATGCTAAGAAGGCGACGAAAATACCTATTATCGGCAGTCTCAATGGCCTCTCTAAAGGCGGCTGGACTAATTTCGCCAAACAAATCGAGCAAGCCGGCGCAGATGCTCTTGAACTAAACGTCTATTACGTCCCAACCGATCCTGCCATCACCGGCCAGGAAATCGATCAGATGTATGTCGACACTTTGATGCAAGTCAGCCAAAGCGTCTCTATTCCAGTGGCCATTAAAGTCGGCCCTCAGTTCAGTTCAACTGCTTATATGGCAAAGAGACTGTCCGAAAGCGGCGCTAAAGGCCTGGTTATGTTCAACCGCTTCTATCAGCCTGATTTTAATCTGGAAACGATGGAAGTTGAGCCGACCCTCGTGTTGAGCAATTCAAACGATATGCGCCTGCCGTTAAGA includes:
- the nifJ gene encoding pyruvate:ferredoxin (flavodoxin) oxidoreductase produces the protein MAIRKQVTIEGNEAAAYIAFKTNEVIAIYPITPSTPIGELADTWAAKGQKNIWGTIPLIQEMQSEGGAAGACHGALQTGALTTTFTASQGLLLMIPNMYKIAGELTSAVFHVTARSLAASALSIFGDHSDVMACRATGWGVMFSNSVQEVHDFALISQASTLRTRVPFIHAFDGFRTSHEVAKIEQLTEEDIRAMIDEELVTAHRLRGLSPDRPVLRGTAQNPDVYFQAREAVNPYYLAAPEMIQQEMDKFASITGRSYHLFDYVGAPDAERVVVIMGSGADVVDATAESLIKKGEKIGVLKVRVFRPFSTKHLLSALPATVKSIAVLDRTKEPGSAGEPLYQDVVTAISEGLSDGTAPFKNLPRIIGGRYGLSCKDFTPAMVKAVFDEMSKPKPKVHFTIGINDDVTNFSLDYDEKFSIEPEEVVRGIFWGLGSDGTVGANRNSIKIIGEDTPNFAQGYFVFDSKKSGGITTSHLRFGPNPIKGSYLIQQSNFVACHQSGFLERYAVLDSLVEGGTFLLNSLFSAEEVWDQLPRIVQEQLIAKKVKFFVIDAYDVAKKTKMGVRINTIMQVCFFALSNVIPVDEAISHIKAAIQKTYGKRGEAVVQQNCDAVDQSLAHLQEVKVPTTVTSTFELPPVVPAGAPDYVKNVLGEMIAMRGEGLPVSMLSADGTFPTATTQWEKRNIAQDAPVWESDLCIQCGKCVLVCPHAVIRSKVYDPKLLDASPEMFKSTDAKWKELPGQKFTIQISVEDCTGCAVCVEVCPGKDKTNIGRKALNMTPQLPIRNTESKNWEFFLDLPETSRTSDVKFNSIKNVQLLRPLFEFSGACAGCGETPYVKLLSQLFGERSVIANATGCSSIYGGNLPTTPWAKNKEGRGPAWSNSLFEDNAEFGLGFRLTINQQVAYARNLVADLTEIIGADLTVALLDTDQSNEVGIEAQRANVETLKMKLVKFNEPKAKTLMSLADVLVKKNVWIMGGDGWAYDIGYGGLDHVLSTGHNVNLLVLDTEVYSNTGGQASKSTQRGAVAKFAAAGKPAPKKDLGRMAMAYGNVYVAQIAMGANDAQTVKAFIEAESYEGPSLIIAYSHCIAHGIDMTKGLNQQKMAVDSGYWPMYRFDPRLADAGKNPFQLDSREPTLPLKDYIYSENRFRMLIQSDPGGAEKLLHEAEKDVIRRWRLYKHMSTFYAEDAETTGNGSAPVNVGAKAGAE
- a CDS encoding dihydroorotate dehydrogenase-like protein, giving the protein MDLTTTYLGMTLKNPIVPGASPLSKSLDGIRRMEDAGAGAVVMYSLFEEQIDAESKQLDHYLSYGTDTYSEALSYFPELDNYNIGPDEYLKLISDAKKATKIPIIGSLNGLSKGGWTNFAKQIEQAGADALELNVYYVPTDPAITGQEIDQMYVDTLMQVSQSVSIPVAIKVGPQFSSTAYMAKRLSESGAKGLVMFNRFYQPDFNLETMEVEPTLVLSNSNDMRLPLRWIAILHGRVEVDFAISSGVHTHLDVLKALMAGANVTQVVSELLHGGVGRIGEILKDMTAWMEANEYSSVQQMRGSMSQKNIAEPAAFERANYMKVLTSISQDPTGKFV